TATTGCTGCTTTCGGCGGTGCTGTTACGGTCGCCACATTGATCTATCTTCTGGCCTGGCGAGGCGGCGATTCTCCCATTCGATTGGTCCTGGTCGGCATTGGATTGGGGGCAATCTGTAGCGCAGCCACAACCTTGATGATCACCTTTGGCGATATTTGGGATGTACAACGGGCGCTGGTCTGGATCACGGGCAGTGTCTACGGACGCTCGTGGGAAGAGTTCTGGCCCCTCTTGCCGTGGATCGTTATCTTTGTACCACTGGCCTTCTTTCTGGCTCGCGATCTCAACGCCCTCAATCTGGGTGAAGAAGTCGCGCAGGGATTAGGCATCCCAGTGGCCTGGCGGCGCGGCCTGTTACTGCTCACAGCGGTCGCCCTGGCAGCAGCAACAGTTGCTGCTGCGGGTACGATTGGCTTTGTGGGCTTAATGGCGCCACATATCGGGCGGAGACTGGTTGGTCCTGATCATAGCGGCTTGTTGCCAACCGCCGGCATCATCGGCGCACTCCTGGTCGTCCTGGCCGATCTGGTGGGGCGCACGCTGTTTTCACCCATCGAACTACCTGCCGGATTGGTTACCGCTGCCATTGGCGCACCTTTCTTTATCGGATTGCTGTGGCGACAGCAAAAGCGATGAACATGTTACGTCTACACGCATCGGGATCATCTGAGAAAGAAATGATCTATGTTGCATACTGAGAAACTTACCCTGGCCTATGATCAAACCATCATCATCCACGACATGGATGTTGCCATCCCGCGTGGTCAGATCACCGCGCTGGTGGGACCAAACGGCTGTGGCAAGAGCACCTTGTTGCGCGGGTTAGCCCGTTTACTGGCGCCGAGGGGAGGCGCAGCCTATCTGGATGGCAAAGCCATTCATCGGATGCCAACCCGTGAACTGGCAAAACAACTCGGTATTCTGCCGCAAAGCCCGGTGGCGCCAGAAGGACTAACCGTCCGCGAACTGGTTGCACAGGGTCGTTACCCTCATCAATCCTGGTTTCAGCAGTGGTCTGCCGACGACGAAAGCGCCGTTGTCAAAGCGCTTGAATTGACCGGCATGACCGACCTGGCTGAACGACCGGTCGATACCCTATCGGGTGGTCAGCGGCAACGCGCCTGGATCGCGATGACGCTGGCGCAAGAAACTGAGGTCATTCTCCTTGATGAGCCAACTACTTTTCTAGACCTGGCGCATCAGATCGAAGTGCTTCAGTTGCTGGAGCGGCTGAACCGCAGCGAACAGCGCACCATCGTGATGGTAGTGCATGACCTGAACCATGCAACTCGGCATGCTCATCACATTATCGCGCTGAAAGCCGGCAAAGTCGCCGCTATTGGTGCGCCCACCGAGGTAGTTACTCCAGCATTGCTGCGTGAGGTGTTCGGCGTCGAGGGTGCAGTCGTGCCCGATCCGCGCAGCGGCGTACCGTTGTGTATCGCCTACGGGATCGC
This genomic window from Chloroflexus aurantiacus J-10-fl contains:
- a CDS encoding ABC transporter ATP-binding protein, which produces MLHTEKLTLAYDQTIIIHDMDVAIPRGQITALVGPNGCGKSTLLRGLARLLAPRGGAAYLDGKAIHRMPTRELAKQLGILPQSPVAPEGLTVRELVAQGRYPHQSWFQQWSADDESAVVKALELTGMTDLAERPVDTLSGGQRQRAWIAMTLAQETEVILLDEPTTFLDLAHQIEVLQLLERLNRSEQRTIVMVVHDLNHATRHAHHIIALKAGKVAAIGAPTEVVTPALLREVFGVEGAVVPDPRSGVPLCIAYGIAVPASANDRCALRPIDAEEFCLYDPER
- a CDS encoding FecCD family ABC transporter permease; the encoded protein is MSVEVPSSRGQQSPWLTLRTRGLSFRIDRRVPPVLTLALLATITAMVINIGVGAYPIPPLDVIRTVLGLPTGNEDYSFIVNVLRLPRMLVAALVGMALGVSGAIIQGLTRNPLADPGILGISAGASLSAVTLIVVVRNVPSGVIPIAAFGGAVTVATLIYLLAWRGGDSPIRLVLVGIGLGAICSAATTLMITFGDIWDVQRALVWITGSVYGRSWEEFWPLLPWIVIFVPLAFFLARDLNALNLGEEVAQGLGIPVAWRRGLLLLTAVALAAATVAAAGTIGFVGLMAPHIGRRLVGPDHSGLLPTAGIIGALLVVLADLVGRTLFSPIELPAGLVTAAIGAPFFIGLLWRQQKR